One genomic window of Streptomyces sp. WP-1 includes the following:
- the treZ gene encoding malto-oligosyltrehalose trehalohydrolase, translated as MQFEVWAPQADRVTLRCEGAARALARDPEREGWWKGEATAGDGARYGFALDDGPVLPDPRSRRQPDGPDGLSAVVDQERYRWRVPWPGRELPGAVLYELHVGTYTPEGTLDAAADRLGHLVELGISHVELMPLCPFPGRHGWGYDGVSPWAVHEPYGGPEALKRFVDRAHELGLGVVLDVVHNHLGPSGNHLPSFGPYFTDTHTTPWGAAMNLDAPGSDEVRAFLVGSALAWLRDFRLDGLRLDAVHALYDTRAVHFLEELSAAVDHLAAEVDRPLFLIAETDLNNPRFITPRAENGLGLHAQWNDDFHHALHTALTGESQGYYADFARDPFAALARTLTGGYFHDGTYSGFRGRHHGRPLDRARVAGHRLLGYSQTHDQIGNRAQGDRLSARLSPGLLACAATLVLTAPFTPMLFMGEEWAAGTPWQYFADHTDPGLAEAVRRGRRREFAAHGWAEEDVPDPGDPATRERSCLDWSEPERVAHARMLDWYRRLISLRRDQPDLTDPDLADTKVAYDGQARWLAFRRGDVRVAVNLGEEPAAIPLGSRPALVLAAWEPVEPPGADGMLQLPGESCVVLSQP; from the coding sequence GTGCAGTTCGAGGTGTGGGCACCGCAGGCAGACCGGGTGACGCTCCGGTGCGAGGGCGCCGCGCGGGCGTTGGCGCGCGATCCGGAGCGCGAGGGCTGGTGGAAGGGGGAGGCGACGGCGGGTGACGGCGCCCGGTACGGATTCGCGCTGGACGACGGTCCGGTGCTGCCCGACCCGCGCTCGCGCCGCCAGCCGGACGGGCCGGACGGGCTCAGCGCGGTCGTGGACCAGGAGCGGTACCGGTGGCGGGTGCCGTGGCCGGGGCGGGAGTTGCCGGGCGCGGTGCTCTACGAGCTGCATGTGGGCACGTACACCCCCGAGGGCACCCTGGACGCGGCGGCGGACCGGCTCGGTCATCTGGTGGAACTGGGCATCAGCCACGTGGAGTTGATGCCGCTGTGTCCGTTCCCCGGGCGGCACGGCTGGGGGTACGACGGGGTGTCGCCGTGGGCGGTGCACGAGCCGTACGGCGGCCCCGAGGCGCTGAAGCGGTTCGTGGACCGGGCGCACGAGCTGGGACTCGGTGTCGTCCTGGACGTCGTGCACAACCACTTGGGGCCCTCCGGCAATCATCTGCCGTCCTTCGGGCCGTACTTCACCGACACCCACACCACGCCGTGGGGCGCGGCGATGAACCTGGACGCGCCCGGTTCGGACGAGGTGCGCGCGTTCCTCGTCGGCAGCGCGCTGGCGTGGCTGCGGGACTTCCGGCTCGACGGGCTGCGCCTGGACGCGGTGCACGCGCTGTACGACACCCGGGCCGTCCACTTCCTGGAGGAGCTGTCAGCCGCCGTCGACCACCTCGCGGCGGAGGTGGACCGGCCGCTGTTCCTGATCGCCGAGACCGACCTCAACAACCCCCGCTTCATCACGCCGCGCGCGGAGAACGGGCTCGGGCTGCACGCGCAGTGGAACGACGACTTCCACCACGCCCTGCACACCGCGCTGACCGGCGAGTCCCAGGGCTACTACGCGGACTTCGCGCGCGATCCCTTCGCCGCGCTGGCCAGGACGCTCACCGGGGGCTACTTCCACGACGGCACGTACTCCGGTTTCCGGGGCCGGCACCACGGGCGACCGCTGGACCGGGCGCGGGTGGCCGGGCACCGGCTGCTCGGCTACTCCCAGACCCACGACCAGATCGGCAACCGCGCCCAGGGCGACCGGCTCTCCGCCCGGCTCTCCCCCGGCCTGCTGGCCTGCGCGGCGACGCTGGTGCTGACCGCGCCGTTCACCCCGATGCTGTTCATGGGCGAGGAGTGGGCCGCGGGCACGCCCTGGCAGTACTTCGCCGACCATACGGACCCCGGACTCGCGGAGGCGGTACGGCGCGGGCGGCGCCGGGAGTTCGCGGCGCACGGCTGGGCCGAGGAGGACGTACCGGACCCGGGGGACCCGGCGACCCGGGAGCGCTCCTGCCTCGACTGGTCGGAACCCGAACGGGTGGCGCACGCACGGATGCTGGACTGGTACCGGCGGCTGATCTCGCTGCGCCGCGACCAGCCGGACCTGACCGACCCGGACCTCGCCGACACGAAGGTCGCCTACGACGGGCAGGCCCGCTGGCTGGCCTTCCGGCGGGGCGACGTACGGGTCGCGGTGAACCTGGGCGAGGAACCGGCCGCCATCCCGCTGGGCTCCCGCCCGGCCCTGGTCCTCGCCGCGTGGGAGCCGGTCGAGCCGCCGGGCGCGGACGGCATGCTCCAGCTGCCCGGGGAGTCGTGCGTGGTGCTCAGCCAGCCCTGA